In Aethina tumida isolate Nest 87 chromosome 2, icAetTumi1.1, whole genome shotgun sequence, the DNA window ttATGTTTACTATGCCAAGTGGCAGAATAATTATCCAATACACAGAGCTCAAATGGTGAAGCAGTGGttcgtaaaaaatataatataataaaaactttccatttaatatttaaattaaacacaatagatgtttttaatcaaaatatcttttgaatatgaatatttgaatcaaATATCAGTTCAATcaaatatatacttaatagctccgtaaataatttgaaaaagttttttttcctcttttagtttttattgttattattattgaaccaGTCtagatgtaaaattaataaactataccAAATGTATGTGCAACCTCTAAAATTAGAGGTCAAATAcaaatgtttaacatttatcagaaattttattaatctgaactaaattgttgtttttattattattgttattattactaattactattACCATAACCATTTACTATTTACCATTTACCATTTACCATTTACCATTTACCATTTACCATTTACCATTTACCATTTACCATTTACCAATTTACCAGTTTACCATTTACCATTTACCATTTACCATTTACCATTTACCATTTACCATTTACCATTTACCATTTACCATTTACCATTTACCAATTTACCAGTTTACCATTTACCGTTTACCGTTTACCATTTaccattttatcaattatttatcacatattccaaattcaaatttcgtttaatatttaatttaaacacaacatttgtgtttaatcaatatatttttttaattttaacatttgaaatcaattcaattaaataaacttttaataattccgTAAATGCTTTGAAAAAGTTTTTCCAATAATGAAAGAAATTTTctcttttgtttttcattcacctgaattaaattattattattattaacattattgaaCCAGTCGTGCTGTGGAATTAATAAACtctataccaaatttattctaaaaagtactaatgtttaacatttaccagtaattttctaattgaatattattttccacactttagatataaaataaatgtttatttttattttaatgttcaaacAAAATGCGTAATATGATATTTGCAATAATGTtcctacaaatatattaatttttaacatttacttattctgtaactatataattatttctaataaattaaatatgttatgtatgtaaaatacGATATCGATTCGGAAACCGATACGTGCCGAACGTGATGAACGAAAACGAGTACGTCAAAATCGTCTTAGGTCCGAGAAAGTCGGTTTACTGAATGGTCACAGTGGTCCAGACTTGCATTCGTTGGCTTAATGTGAATTCCACATACGACACCTCCTTACAAATATTGTATAgtgtattttatgttttttctattttttccaTGCACATGCAAATGCATTCATAatcttctattttattaaaacaaattaaaatttaaaaatttataataataatttctataattcaCTTTCCAaagatttatcaaatataaaaaatatgtatgtatattatgAAACAACTTCAAtccgaattattttaataaaacattaaacatgtTTCTACAACAACCATTTACATcacttttttcataaattaaaaaaaaaaaactttttgtgtaaaaaaatcgaaattaTTCCTCAttcttgaattaaatatatcaaaataaaaagaatctaTTCGTAATCAACATACAACTTCAACgcttttttttacataaaattccgGGAcacgaataaaataaaaaaagatttgCGGACAAGAAAACTGGCCTATGAACATAGGCAACAAAGTTTGcataaaatatcacatttccaattcaattaaaaaacattcaaatcaATCGTTATCATTCatttataacatattgttacttttaaactattaaaatcaatacatttttaatatggtTTTTGTTGGGGTAATGGAAATGCTAATACCCGCTTGACATctgtttacttaatattttgaacGTAATCAGATCATAATTAAAGCAACAACTTTGTAAATAGGACAACGCGCATAATTAGATCGTCGTTCGTCTGGTCGACAAAATATACtccaatttattaagaaagtcGACGGCGACGCGGTTTTAAGTGACGTGGAACCAAAAAGTTGGGTTAACTCGAACGTCACCgtaatttataagtaaatatccGTAAAAATAATCCTAGggcaaaaatgtttgaaataacaGACACACAAAGTAAGAGACTTGAATAAATACAGAtggtttgttaattattttgtctttCAGAAATCGGCGTTGGTTTGGCCGGTTTTGGAATATTCTTCCTTTTTTTGggagttttgttaatttttgataaaagccTTTTGGCATTAGGAAACGTAAGTAACCAAGTCACAAGAACGACCTGTTAAATAGTGTCTATCATTTTAGATATTGTTTTTGTCAGGTTTAGGATGTGTGATAGGCAGAGAACGAACAATAAGATTCTTTTTCCAAAGACACAAATTAAAAGGGTCCTTCGCATTTTTTGGTGGAATCATCACGGTTTTAATAGGTTGGCCTTTGGTTGGCATGATCATTGAAACTTATGGCTTTGTTTTGTTGTTCAGgtaaaacatgtaaattacattattttttatttttttttacattaatatttttcagtggTTTCTTCCCTGTAGCCGTAAACTTTTTGAGAAGGGTACCCATTTtgggaacatttttaaatttgccagGTATcagtaaggtaagtaaatttgattcaaactcattttatttgaataatctcttgttatttttaagttagttGATCGTTTGGCTGGAGACTCCAACAGAACAACAGTGTAAATAGTTCCATAGACAGATTATAAGTGAAAGTGTAAAATATATGTGATTTCTGGTaccattttaagtatttataatttttatataaaactactgtctttataaattgtacaaaataaaattgtggattttatcaaggttatttattatttaatcaaatatgtgATAACTGTCAACtagaaatttatgatttttatattctcatcgaacatttatttatgtaaataacttgattttatgTAAGTATTGTTGCATATGTCGCATCTTCATTGACAGTTATATGATTAAAGTGAGGTTATAAAAGTACTAGTTAggttatttaatacataaaatgtctgcaaaattatgtttaagattagtttctttaacattaaacaataCAAAAGTTGGAACGCATTTACTACTTCGATCGAACCAATTAAACAATCCAAAACCGTTAATTTCTGCATTGAATTTAACAAGTTTTCGAAAATATTCGTCTGCCATAAATAAGGATGAAGGAAACAAGAATTTAGTATATTATGGACCTTTAACTCCACAAATTCAAGCCGTCAAGGTAATATTGGTAGAGGTTTTTGTAATTGTCAGTGTTTAATCGATTGTTTTAAGGTTTTTTCAGTTACTTCGAGTATAGTGGGTTTAATAGCACAACCGTTTTTGTATGAGGAGCTGTCGCGAGTTGGACATATGGGAATTATCGTTGCGGCATACTCTTTCATCGGGTTTTTCACTTTCGTTACTCCACTCTTGTTACATTTGATTACTAAGAAATATGTAACACATTTGGAGTTTGACAAGTCCTCTGGAGAATACACTGCCAAAACTTACAATTTCTTTTGTATGACTAAAAAGGtagttaactaaaattattaagaagtgTGCATGGAAGTATGAGTTTATTATTTCAGCATGTATTCAAACCAGAGGAGGTGGTTGTTCCCGATGTTCCTGGAATGTTTACCACTATTGAAGTAAAAGGTAATGGCCTGTTTTTGGATCCAAGACAATTTGATGATCCAGACCATTATGGCAAACTAATGGGATTTGATAAACCACTGGATTTCAAACTTTATGATAACCCACCTGACAACAAGAACAACCCtcctaaataaatacataatatatagatggataatgttttgtaaataattgtttcaagttTAGATGTATGTCaggttataattaaaaaatataaaatccagTTAGTTTTAgtcgtattaaaaaaataagacaaacattgaaactgtaaaaactttataaaaacgtAACCAAATCACcaacaatagtaaaaataacacCAAAAACCTATAAGTTGGCTTTGGTCTTGTTGATCAGCTTCAACTTATCAGACACCTTGGTGCCCAAGTTTGGATCAACCTGATTCAAATTCTTAATCATCCTCTCCTGTATAAAATCAACGGCTCCGGACAAACTTCCCGCGATGTTACTGGCCAACCTGTCTTGGGCGGCCGCATCCAATGTCTTCTGATAGAAAACCCTGGCTTGCGAAAAGTTATCCTGATCTCCGGTGTCGTATCTGTAAGCTTCACCGGCCACGGTGAAGGCGGGCGCGAGTTGTCGAGCTCTGGCATCGTTGTCGGGACCACCGAAACTGTTCGGATGGTAATTGGGGGCGCCGCCCTGATTGTTCATGCAATTGGGACCGTCACGTTGGAAATTTCGTACTTTGTACGGGCAATTGACAGGTATTTGAAGGTAGTTGGGTCCCAAACGGTGACGGTGCGTGTCTCCGTAGGAGAACATGCGGCCAAGCAACATTTTATCAGGCGAGGCGTCGATTCCGGGCACCATATGGGCAGGACTGAATGCTATCTGTTCGACTTCGGCGAAATAGTTTTCGGCGTTGCGATTCAGCACCATTTTGCCGACCGGAATCAACGGATAATCGCAGTGGGGCCAAACTTTCGTCACGTCGAACGGATTGAACTTGCATTTGGCCGCTTCGTCGGGTGTCATCACTTGAATGTACCATGTCCAGCTCGGGTAATTGCCAGAAGCAATGGCGTTGTATAAATCTCTGATGGAGTAGTCGGGGTCCGAACCAGATAGTTGGTCGGCCTTCTTGACGTCCAAGTTCCTGATGCCCTGATCCGTTTTGTAGTGGAACTTGCAAAAGACTGCTTCGCCTTCGGCGTTTATTAGCCTGAAGGTGTGCGAACCGTAGCCGTTCATGTGCCTATACCCGTCCGGAATACCTCTGTCGCTGAACAGAAACAGTGTTTGGTGCGTCGTTTCTGGACGCAACGAAATAAAATCCCAGAACATGTCCGCATCCTTCAGATGAGTCTGTGGATTTCTCTTTTGCGTGTGAATGAAATTCGGAAACAGAATCGGATCGCGGATAAAGAAAATGGGGGTGTTGTTGCCCACGCAGTCCCAGATGCCGTCCTCAGTGTAAAACTTGACGGCGAAGCCTCTGGGATCGCGGACCGTGTCGGCGGAGCCGCTCTCGCCGCCCACAGTCGAAAACCTGACGGCCACCGGTGTTTTCTTGCCGACGTTGGCGAACACCTTGGCGGCGGTGTATTTGGTGATGTCGTGCGTCACCTCGAAGTAGCCGAACGCTCCGGCCCCTTTGGCGTGGACGACTCGTTCAGGGATGCGTTCGCGGTCAAAGTGGGCCAACTCTTCAATGAACGCCACGTCCTGGAGAAGAATCGGACCCCGTGGTCCTACCGTCATAGTCGCGTCCTTCTCCACCAGCGGCACCCCGTGCGCCGTTGTCGCGGACGAGTCATCCTGCAATCCatggtattatttttattaagtttgttaTCGCAAAACAGGAATGTTTTCGACAAACAACAAATCGATGATTGGCCTTTAAACTCCCGGCTGCGATTCATacattattaactttatttgcTGATTAGATATTGTTGCAAACAAACTTGTCgacgatttataaaaaacctaCAGCAAACAAACAACAGACTAGTCtatgacatttaatttttatttagattaaactaatagaaaaaaaagaaaatagtaactcgaaaacatttatatggttgtgttgataaaatatgagttgtgttgataaaataatatctaatacatatctatataatattagaagttaaccattttaattttgtgtgatatttacgtaaataaaatacagaatatGGGACGATAAGAACACCTAATCGGACCCAGAAAGGTATCgggctcataatttcaggaaatatTGGTATTCATAAAATACTTCGATTCTGCAAGTTTCAGatctatttttttgaaattctctttcaattttcgatgaaattatgagcttcggaaattttttaaaacggtaTGTTGTCAcataaaaatcgattttatgttcaaaaatcgatttccttttatgatttaactcttgaaatgataaaatacagAACATTTGCGATTACTGTACTAGTGAAGACAACAGAATAaactatcattattataaactttatttctaactataatgattaaatcagtataaaatactattgtttatataattcaactacattttaaagaatttaaactttcctttaattttaaagttctgaaaatcagtaaaaattgttattctcaGCACCTTGTGAATCGATTAATGTTGTTCAtaagaacattaaaaaaaacgaggttattctcttaattttgatttttaactgTGTTACGATAACGATAAAAATGAgactattttttttgaattcctcATTCAATTTTCGATGAAATTATGAGCTTCAAGATTTGTTTAAAACGACGTACCGTtttacattgaaaaaaattaaaaatcgatattttGCTCAAAAATCGATTTCTCTTTATGATTTAATAGGAAATATGAAcactcatataaaaataattgttttcataTAATGAACtctaatcattattataaacttctaactataatgattaaatcagtataaaatactattgtttatataactCAACTACGTTTTAGAGAATTTAAACTTTCCTTTAACTTTGAAGTgctatatttaatcattttaagagttaaatcataaaaagaaatcgatttttgaggaaaaaatttttactgattttcagtattttgtgATTTATTCAGAAAGGGTGACAGATACAGATCTGAAACTTGTAGCATCGAAGTATCTTATGAGTACcaacatttcttaaaattatgagCCCGATACCTTTCTGGCGCCGATTCGGAATTCTTATAGTCCCATGGcctttgtaaaatttgtacaaaCATGCAAATAGATTGTGAACACACCACATGACCTTCGCCTTGCAAAGCTAAATTGGTATTCATTAATGTGATAATTGCATTACGTTGTTGAATGttgaatgaatattatatGCATTATGTTTTTATCAACTAATCACAAAAGTGCATTAATAATCTCAGTacaacctaaaaataaaagatgagTTGCTTATTGTATTGAtgaatttcatatttgttgGCTGTTTAAAAGTACTTGTACTGACCACACTTTAGTAACGGTTatggtaaaataaaaacgacCTCAACATTGCAAATTGAAAGATCTAAATCAATCGTTTGTGCAGAAGATAGTGAAAGTAGTCGATTCAGGAGTCGAAATTGTGACAAGGGCAGCTTTAAATGCACCCGATTCGTTTTTGATTCAAATCTCTTTTAAATTGGTGGCCTCGTTACGAATTATGGTGTTAAATGTGAATGTTAAACATTGAACGAACACGTGTGAAAATTTGTCGTATCACcggatgaatttttatttaattaaatcacgcTTGtactttgtttattaatatatgaatattaattcacatataaacaatagttaattaaagtcCTTAAGACAATCTTTgacttttgattttaatgtaatacatttttttagaattgataatgttaaaaataacaatgtttGTATtagataacaaataaataaaaggttcAGTTCAAAGTACCTTCCCTGTCTCGTTGTCAAAACAgcaacacaatttaattacagttctcaaaataa includes these proteins:
- the LOC109594102 gene encoding transmembrane protein 70 homolog, mitochondrial, yielding MSAKLCLRLVSLTLNNTKVGTHLLLRSNQLNNPKPLISALNLTSFRKYSSAINKDEGNKNLVYYGPLTPQIQAVKVFSVTSSIVGLIAQPFLYEELSRVGHMGIIVAAYSFIGFFTFVTPLLLHLITKKYVTHLEFDKSSGEYTAKTYNFFCMTKKHVFKPEEVVVPDVPGMFTTIEVKGNGLFLDPRQFDDPDHYGKLMGFDKPLDFKLYDNPPDNKNNPPK
- the LOC109594065 gene encoding vesicle transport protein GOT1B isoform X1; the protein is MFEITDTQKIGVGLAGFGIFFLFLGVLLIFDKSLLALGNILFLSGLGCVIGRERTIRFFFQRHKLKGSFAFFGGIITVLIGWPLVGMIIETYGFVLLFSGFFPVAVNFLRRVPILGTFLNLPGISKLVDRLAGDSNRTTV
- the LOC109594103 gene encoding catalase-like encodes the protein MSTRDKAANQLVDYKNGNKDDSSATTAHGVPLVEKDATMTVGPRGPILLQDVAFIEELAHFDRERIPERVVHAKGAGAFGYFEVTHDITKYTAAKVFANVGKKTPVAVRFSTVGGESGSADTVRDPRGFAVKFYTEDGIWDCVGNNTPIFFIRDPILFPNFIHTQKRNPQTHLKDADMFWDFISLRPETTHQTLFLFSDRGIPDGYRHMNGYGSHTFRLINAEGEAVFCKFHYKTDQGIRNLDVKKADQLSGSDPDYSIRDLYNAIASGNYPSWTWYIQVMTPDEAAKCKFNPFDVTKVWPHCDYPLIPVGKMVLNRNAENYFAEVEQIAFSPAHMVPGIDASPDKMLLGRMFSYGDTHRHRLGPNYLQIPVNCPYKVRNFQRDGPNCMNNQGGAPNYHPNSFGGPDNDARARQLAPAFTVAGEAYRYDTGDQDNFSQARVFYQKTLDAAAQDRLASNIAGSLSGAVDFIQERMIKNLNQVDPNLGTKVSDKLKLINKTKANL
- the LOC109594065 gene encoding vesicle transport protein GOT1B isoform X2; the encoded protein is MFEITDTQKIGVGLAGFGIFFLFLGVLLIFDKSLLALGNILFLSGLGCVIGRERTIRFFFQRHKLKGSFAFFGGIITVLIGWPLVGMIIETYGFVLLFSGFFPVAVNFLRRVPILGTFLNLPGISKLIVWLETPTEQQCK